The following proteins come from a genomic window of bacterium:
- a CDS encoding P-II family nitrogen regulator, which translates to MKKVEAIIKPFKLDEVKESLNDIGVQGMTVSEVKGFGRQKGHTELYRGAEYVVDFLPKIKLEIIVPDDLVAQVVELVEKSARTGRIGDGKIFVTNIEEVVRIRTGERGHDAI; encoded by the coding sequence ATGAAAAAGGTCGAGGCGATCATCAAGCCGTTCAAGCTGGACGAGGTGAAGGAGTCGCTGAACGACATCGGGGTCCAGGGGATGACCGTTTCCGAGGTCAAGGGGTTCGGCCGCCAGAAGGGGCACACCGAGCTGTACCGGGGCGCGGAATACGTCGTCGATTTCCTGCCCAAGATCAAGCTCGAGATCATCGTTCCCGACGACCTGGTCGCCCAGGTGGTCGAGCTCGTCGAGAAGTCCGCACGGACGGGCCGGATCGGCGACGGGAAGATCTTCGTCACCAACATCGAGGAAGTCGTCCGGATCCGCACCGGCGAGCGCGGGCACGACGCCATCTGA